In Candidatus Moanabacter tarae, the genomic stretch CCTCCGAGTCATATTTCTCGATAATATAATATGCGTAGATGGCTACAGCGAAATACAAGCGGATCGAGCTTTGTACTATTAAAACCTACTTATCTTTTTTCGCGTACTGGTGGCCTCCAATGATAGCTTTGACTTCTTCTAGGCCTTTGGCCTTGAGAAGGTTGCCTACTCTCTCTTCTTCTTCCTCAATCAGCTTGGTGGCATTTTCAAGGACTTCTGCCAGGCGATTCGCTGGAAATTTACAAGCGCCATTTTCATCCATGTGCACGATTTCTCCAGGTGCGACATCCATGCCAGAGATGCGGACAGGTACGTTGACTGCATTAATCGCTTGATCTCCATGACCTGCGCAGACCCCGCTTGTCAAATACTGAAAGTTCATTGGTCGGATCTCATGAATATCACGGGAGGGGCCGTTGGAAATAGCACCAATAGCACCCACTGCCCTCATCGAGGATGTCATGTTTCCACCAGATAGTCCCACTTTGTCCGCTAGTTCGGGAGGGAATTTTTGTTCGAAACAGAAAATCGTCGGTTTGGGAGAATTATCTAGGGCCTCTAGAATGTCTATGAAAGACAACTCACTGTAGTTTGCATCGGGTAAACCATAGACGCCAGTTACTGCGTATCCTGCGATAGCTCCCAATTCGGGATACCAGCATTTGAGGGAACGATCGGTGTACCAGTTTTCAGTCCAGGGATTATAAAGTCCAAGACATAGCGGGTTTCCTGGATAGGTGGCAACCACATTAGTGATTGTAGGGGTGTCAATTTTCTGGAGAGCTTCCAGCATTTCCTTGTCGGTCATTGTATCCTTTCTTGATTTGTGTTCTTTTCTGTTCTTAGTTTATTTTTTTAAGCTGTTCAGAACTTTGTCGGCGGCTGCGTTGATTGTTGTGATTGCGTCCTCCAGTTCCTCCTCAGTTTGATTCGGTTTGATCCCAATTGAAACTGTACGACTGAGGATATCGAGTGAATTTGGGCACATATCCTTACTATAATCCATCCGGCAGTTCGCATTTTGAGGGAGATTGAAAGGATTCAGAGCGGGATGATGGGAGCCTTGGTGGTTGAGGATTGGATCCCACTCTGTGTAGTTGTGCCGCCCTGTTTCAGACAATATTCTACCTTTAGTGTCTTCGACGAACTTCTTAGAGGAATCCTTACTAGGGAGTAGGTACATAATGCAAGTGGCGCACTCCCCATCAGGAGAGTGGCGTGGCGAAGGCCAAAGCCCCGACTCCTTAGTGGCCTCTAGAATCTGGGCTTTTTGAGAGCGTAATTCCTCTAGTAATTGCGGCAGTCGGTTCAACTGCTCATTGAGGATGGCACCCTCAAACTCCGAAGCACGGGATCCACAATTAATAAAGGGCCTAAATGTGTCATCTCTTCCCTCCCAGTAGAAACTGCAGGGATCGATCATACAGTTAATACGCTGGAAGGTAGCTTCATCGCGAGTCACGACTGCCCCTCCCTCTCCGCAAGTCATGTTTTTGAAATAGTTGAAACTAAATGCGCCGACGTCCCCCATGGACCCGACGCCTTTTTGTCTGTAGAATCCGCCAACACATTGACAGCCATCCTCTACGACAAAAAGATTTTTCTCTTCCGCGATCCTCAGGATTGAAGTCATATCGCAAAGAGCCCCCCACATGTGAACGGGAATCACTGCTCGGGTCAAAGGTCCGATTGCCTCTTCTAGAGCATTGGGATCCAAGGTGATCGATTCATCCACTTCGACTATGACGGGAATAGCGCCGACCGCAAGAACTGCGATAGCGGTTGCCATATAGGTATGGGCAGGGATAATGACTTCGTCGCCGGGCCCGATTCCGATACCAGCCAAGGCGGCGGTAATGGCAGCCGAGCCGCTTGAACAGAGGGCAACATGGGGAACACCGAGAAACTCCCCGTATCGTCTTTCGAATCTCCCACATTCCCCATCGGGAGAATAGCGAAATATCTTTCCTCTATCTATAACGCGATTGACTGCAGCTGCCTCTTCTTGTCCGATTTTTAGCATTTCCTATGTATTAACTTCCATTGAAGACGAACACATGACGAAAGGCAAAACCGAAGTGGAACTCCATTTGTTCCTCTTTCTGATCTTTTGGTAGAAGCAAGTAGAAAT encodes the following:
- the proA_1 gene encoding 4-hydroxy-4-methyl-2-oxoglutarate aldolase/4-carboxy-4-hydroxy-2-oxoadipate aldolase, whose protein sequence is MTDKEMLEALQKIDTPTITNVVATYPGNPLCLGLYNPWTENWYTDRSLKCWYPELGAIAGYAVTGVYGLPDANYSELSFIDILEALDNSPKPTIFCFEQKFPPELADKVGLSGGNMTSSMRAVGAIGAISNGPSRDIHEIRPMNFQYLTSGVCAGHGDQAINAVNVPVRISGMDVAPGEIVHMDENGACKFPANRLAEVLENATKLIEEEEERVGNLLKAKGLEEVKAIIGGHQYAKKDK
- the kdnA gene encoding 8-amino-3,8-dideoxy-alpha-D-manno-octulosonate transaminase; translation: MLKIGQEEAAAVNRVIDRGKIFRYSPDGECGRFERRYGEFLGVPHVALCSSGSAAITAALAGIGIGPGDEVIIPAHTYMATAIAVLAVGAIPVIVEVDESITLDPNALEEAIGPLTRAVIPVHMWGALCDMTSILRIAEEKNLFVVEDGCQCVGGFYRQKGVGSMGDVGAFSFNYFKNMTCGEGGAVVTRDEATFQRINCMIDPCSFYWEGRDDTFRPFINCGSRASEFEGAILNEQLNRLPQLLEELRSQKAQILEATKESGLWPSPRHSPDGECATCIMYLLPSKDSSKKFVEDTKGRILSETGRHNYTEWDPILNHQGSHHPALNPFNLPQNANCRMDYSKDMCPNSLDILSRTVSIGIKPNQTEEELEDAITTINAAADKVLNSLKK